Proteins found in one Actinokineospora alba genomic segment:
- a CDS encoding serine protein kinase RIO — protein sequence MRKHEFTDEFDSFDSSPRGRMRRVRFDDDPQPQRSGRLTEAEKARLARVRDDAYTAAEELPDGADRWSTWGDSEQGPHPRPDWLITDLAAADTELGVLKTGKEADVFVIERAVPDGPRCLLAAKRYRSGEHRMFHRDAGYLEGRRMRRSREMRAMANRSAFGRNLIAEQWAVAEFAALTRLWSIGAPVPYPVQRDGTEILLEFLRDEDDQAAPRLAQLRPERDELRELWEQLVAGLELFAVVGLTHGDLSAYNTLVHDGHLMLIDLPQVVDLIANPRGPEFLARDVANISGWFRSRGLPDDVADPGTLTARLLVTAGID from the coding sequence GTGCGAAAGCACGAGTTCACCGACGAGTTCGACAGTTTCGACAGCTCCCCGCGCGGCCGCATGCGCCGTGTCCGGTTCGACGACGACCCTCAGCCCCAGCGCAGCGGCAGGCTCACCGAGGCCGAGAAGGCCCGGCTGGCCCGCGTGCGCGACGACGCCTACACCGCCGCCGAGGAACTCCCCGACGGCGCGGACCGCTGGTCCACGTGGGGCGACAGCGAGCAGGGGCCGCACCCGCGGCCCGACTGGCTGATCACCGACCTAGCCGCGGCCGACACCGAGTTGGGCGTGCTCAAGACCGGCAAAGAGGCCGACGTGTTCGTCATCGAACGCGCCGTCCCCGACGGTCCGCGCTGCCTGCTGGCCGCCAAGCGGTACCGCAGCGGCGAGCATCGGATGTTCCACCGCGACGCGGGCTACCTCGAGGGCAGGCGGATGCGCCGCTCCCGCGAGATGCGCGCGATGGCCAACCGCAGCGCGTTCGGCCGCAACCTGATCGCCGAGCAGTGGGCGGTCGCGGAGTTCGCCGCGCTCACCCGCCTGTGGTCCATCGGCGCCCCGGTGCCGTACCCGGTGCAGCGCGACGGCACCGAGATCCTCCTGGAGTTCCTGCGCGACGAGGACGACCAAGCCGCGCCCAGGCTCGCCCAGCTCCGCCCGGAGCGCGACGAGCTGCGGGAGCTGTGGGAGCAGCTCGTCGCGGGACTGGAGCTGTTCGCGGTCGTGGGTCTGACCCACGGCGACCTGTCGGCGTACAACACGCTTGTCCACGATGGACACCTGATGCTGATCGACCTCCCCCAGGTCGTCGATCTCATCGCCAATCCGCGCGGTCCGGAGTTCCTGGCACGTGACGTTGCCAACATTTCGGGCTGGTTCCGCTCTCGCGGATTGCCCGATGACGTCGCCGATCCGGGCACTTTGACCGCTCGTCTGCTGGTCACGGCCGGTATCGACTGA
- a CDS encoding winged helix-turn-helix domain-containing protein: MTCLGVCVLSGLDTPLVFCVGTSADQLAAVAAATDGQVAVLYLPDSSALRAVLDGESVLPAHRVVEQGKLRLDADLREATWHGTRVTLSSREFDLLFALAGDPGRVWAFAELTTHVWGRPYVGDTQAVVSAVKRLRRSLRTGAPGVVVESVRGVGYRVRVAEVPVPSH, translated from the coding sequence ATGACGTGCCTGGGGGTGTGCGTGCTCAGTGGCCTGGATACACCGCTCGTGTTCTGCGTGGGGACTTCCGCCGATCAGCTCGCCGCCGTGGCCGCGGCCACCGACGGCCAAGTCGCGGTGCTCTACCTGCCCGACTCGTCCGCCCTGCGGGCCGTCCTTGACGGCGAGTCGGTGCTGCCCGCGCACCGGGTGGTCGAACAGGGCAAGCTGCGCCTCGACGCCGACCTGCGGGAGGCGACCTGGCACGGCACACGGGTGACGCTGTCGTCGCGGGAGTTCGACCTGCTGTTCGCCCTGGCCGGTGATCCCGGGCGGGTGTGGGCGTTCGCGGAGCTGACCACGCACGTGTGGGGCAGGCCCTATGTGGGCGACACGCAGGCCGTGGTGTCCGCTGTCAAACGATTGCGCCGGTCGTTGCGCACGGGCGCGCCGGGTGTCGTCGTCGAGTCGGTGCGCGGGGTCGGATACCGGGTGCGGGTGGCCGAGGTGCCAGTTCCGTCACACTGA
- a CDS encoding VOC family protein produces the protein MTIHLGGTTIDCENPRALAEFWAAAMDYKISEDYGGEFVMLLPEGGTLGEVPYLGLQRVPEKRDGKNRAHLDFHTEDRLAEVERLVGLGASVLGEEKMPGLTWSVLADPEGNEFCVASTSG, from the coding sequence ATGACCATCCACCTGGGCGGGACCACGATCGACTGCGAGAATCCGCGAGCACTGGCGGAGTTCTGGGCGGCCGCCATGGACTACAAGATCAGCGAAGACTACGGCGGCGAGTTCGTCATGCTGCTGCCCGAGGGCGGCACGCTCGGCGAGGTCCCGTACCTCGGCCTGCAGCGCGTGCCGGAGAAGCGCGACGGCAAGAACCGCGCGCACCTCGACTTCCACACCGAGGACCGGCTCGCCGAGGTCGAGCGGCTGGTCGGCCTCGGCGCGTCGGTGCTGGGCGAGGAGAAGATGCCCGGCCTGACGTGGTCGGTCCTCGCCGACCCGGAGGGCAACGAGTTCTGCGTCGCCTCGACTAGCGGATGA
- a CDS encoding carboxypeptidase regulatory-like domain-containing protein, translating to MLPHRHPGRAWLVLLTALLAMLSTLTVPAMAEPDPADKIERAVAEALEAKDSSDFWVMFTEQADLTGPSQVADWNARGQAVLDALRETADRSQAAVRADLNGAQVDYQSFFIANALLVRGGTTALADSLAKRAEVASILATHTYALPTPQPAADPGAVDAVEWGLAAINADDVWSGFGVRGEGVVVGNIDSGVQFDHPALAAKYRGNTGSGTVDHNYNWFDPSRVCAGGTPCDNNGHGTHTMGTMVGGDGANQVGVAPGARWIAAKGCESNGCSEAALLASGQWMLAPTDSTGANPRPDLRPHVVNNSWGSSNGGTIDPWYRATVQAWRAAGIFPSFSNGNSGPGCNTAGSPGDNRESFSSGAFDVNGAIASFSSRGPGENGDVKPNLAAPGVNVRSSVPGNGYAANSGTSMASPHTSGTVALMWSSAPSLVGDIARTEALLDDTAVDVDNLTCGGTADDNNVFGEGKLDAYAAVDRSPRGPVGMLTGTVTDASTAAPISGARVELTGPSNRSLLTGAPGSYSSSLPVGDYTISVSAFGYGTLAGTVSVAEGQTTTRDVALVPQPSSDITGVVRSSAGQPVANATVRITPGPIQSVTSGADGAFVIHRVPHGDYQLTASAGGCADPRTQALTVDGPETLDFTLPNRSDSFGHHCTLETTSYVEGDTPLALTGDDQATLVQLPFEFFFYGKTYREAHVTTNGHVNFLARSTAYANAAIPGTAAPNAAIYPFWDDLLIDASSRVMTKTSGTAPNREFVIEWRNATFFQATTTRIDVEAVLSESGVVSLRYRNLDSATPRETGSSATVGIENATGTVALQYSLNSPVLNNAQSIRFTPPASGVLSGTVTDANDSLPVAGAVVRAMNGATEVAQTTTAADGTYRLRLLAADYAVEVTKQHYVASSSPLTLTGDHTQNVALNTPRAELDTTPLTFLAEAGQLRTATLSLRSTSALSLDYSLSSGASWLWAVPGTSSVKPESAQAVTVRVDPVGLTPGVHDSTITFSTNAGRTPTLTVPVRLVVPEYRRGINVGGSGLTDRNGDVWVDDQRWAPGGSGYLSAGPVTTTRKAIAGTEDDALFQSQRESAGGYRFDTLPAGTYQVQLNFAELNAFQPVGRRVFDVSLNGTKVLPNYDIAARVGALTADVHEFWVTVPDGGSIAIELAALAGKKPPVLNAVRITHRPDRTT from the coding sequence TTGTTACCCCACCGTCATCCCGGCCGGGCCTGGCTGGTCCTGCTCACCGCTCTACTAGCCATGCTCAGCACCCTGACCGTCCCCGCCATGGCGGAGCCGGACCCGGCCGACAAGATCGAGCGGGCCGTCGCCGAAGCCTTGGAAGCCAAGGACAGCAGCGACTTCTGGGTGATGTTCACCGAGCAGGCCGACCTCACCGGGCCGTCCCAGGTCGCCGACTGGAACGCGCGCGGCCAGGCGGTGCTCGACGCGCTGCGCGAGACCGCGGACCGGAGCCAGGCCGCCGTCCGGGCCGACCTGAACGGCGCCCAGGTCGACTACCAGTCGTTCTTCATCGCCAACGCGCTGCTCGTGCGCGGCGGAACCACCGCCTTGGCCGACTCGCTGGCCAAGCGCGCCGAGGTCGCGTCGATCCTCGCGACGCACACCTACGCCCTGCCCACACCCCAGCCCGCCGCCGACCCGGGCGCGGTCGACGCGGTCGAGTGGGGCCTCGCCGCCATCAACGCCGACGACGTCTGGTCCGGGTTCGGTGTGCGCGGCGAAGGTGTCGTCGTCGGCAACATCGACTCCGGCGTGCAGTTCGACCACCCGGCGCTGGCCGCGAAGTACCGCGGCAACACCGGTTCGGGCACGGTCGACCACAACTACAACTGGTTCGACCCGTCCCGGGTCTGCGCGGGCGGCACGCCGTGCGACAACAACGGCCACGGCACCCACACGATGGGCACCATGGTCGGCGGCGACGGCGCCAACCAGGTCGGTGTCGCCCCCGGCGCACGCTGGATCGCGGCGAAGGGCTGCGAGTCCAACGGGTGCTCCGAGGCCGCACTGCTCGCCTCGGGCCAGTGGATGCTCGCCCCGACCGACTCGACCGGCGCGAACCCGCGTCCCGACCTGCGCCCGCACGTGGTCAACAACTCGTGGGGCTCGTCGAACGGCGGGACGATCGACCCCTGGTACCGGGCGACCGTGCAGGCCTGGCGCGCGGCGGGCATCTTCCCGTCGTTCTCCAACGGCAACTCCGGCCCCGGCTGCAACACCGCGGGCTCCCCCGGCGACAACCGCGAGTCGTTCTCGTCGGGCGCGTTCGATGTCAACGGCGCCATCGCGTCGTTCTCCAGCCGGGGCCCCGGTGAGAACGGCGACGTGAAGCCGAACCTGGCCGCGCCAGGGGTCAATGTGCGCTCGTCAGTCCCGGGCAACGGGTACGCGGCCAACAGCGGCACCTCGATGGCCTCGCCGCACACGTCCGGCACGGTCGCCCTGATGTGGTCGTCGGCGCCGAGCCTGGTCGGCGACATCGCCCGCACCGAAGCCCTGCTCGACGACACCGCCGTCGACGTCGACAACCTCACCTGCGGCGGCACGGCCGATGACAACAACGTGTTCGGCGAAGGCAAACTCGACGCCTACGCCGCCGTCGACCGTTCCCCACGCGGCCCGGTCGGCATGCTCACCGGCACCGTCACCGACGCGTCGACCGCCGCGCCGATCTCCGGGGCCAGGGTCGAGCTGACCGGCCCGAGCAACCGCTCGCTCCTGACTGGGGCACCTGGTTCGTATAGTTCCTCCCTTCCTGTCGGTGATTACACGATCTCGGTCTCAGCGTTCGGGTACGGCACACTCGCAGGCACGGTGTCCGTCGCCGAGGGACAGACGACGACGCGCGACGTCGCTCTGGTTCCCCAGCCCAGCAGCGACATCACCGGCGTCGTCCGCTCGTCGGCGGGACAGCCGGTGGCCAACGCGACTGTCCGGATCACTCCTGGGCCCATTCAGTCTGTCACTTCCGGGGCGGACGGCGCTTTTGTTATCCACAGGGTCCCGCACGGCGACTACCAGCTGACCGCGTCCGCGGGCGGCTGCGCCGATCCACGCACCCAGGCCCTGACCGTCGACGGCCCGGAGACCCTCGACTTCACCCTGCCGAACCGCTCGGATTCCTTCGGCCACCACTGCACCCTGGAGACAACGTCCTATGTGGAGGGTGACACCCCGCTGGCGCTGACCGGCGACGACCAGGCCACCCTGGTGCAGTTGCCGTTCGAGTTCTTCTTCTACGGCAAGACATACCGCGAAGCGCACGTCACGACCAACGGCCACGTCAACTTCCTGGCCCGCAGCACGGCATACGCGAACGCGGCGATCCCCGGCACCGCCGCGCCCAACGCGGCGATCTACCCGTTCTGGGACGACCTGCTCATCGACGCGTCCAGTCGGGTGATGACGAAAACCTCCGGCACCGCGCCGAACCGGGAATTCGTCATCGAGTGGCGCAACGCCACCTTCTTCCAGGCCACCACCACGCGCATCGACGTGGAGGCGGTCCTGTCGGAGAGCGGCGTGGTGTCCCTGCGCTATCGCAACCTTGATTCCGCGACCCCGAGGGAGACCGGCAGCTCAGCGACCGTCGGCATCGAGAACGCCACCGGAACCGTGGCGCTGCAGTACTCGCTCAACTCGCCGGTCTTGAACAACGCCCAGTCGATCCGCTTCACCCCGCCCGCCAGCGGCGTGCTGAGCGGAACCGTCACCGACGCCAACGACAGCCTGCCGGTCGCGGGCGCGGTGGTCCGGGCGATGAACGGCGCCACCGAGGTCGCCCAGACCACGACGGCCGCCGACGGCACCTACCGGCTGCGGCTGCTCGCCGCGGACTACGCGGTCGAGGTCACCAAGCAGCATTACGTGGCCAGTTCCTCGCCGCTGACCCTCACCGGCGACCACACCCAGAACGTGGCCCTGAACACGCCACGCGCGGAGCTGGACACCACTCCGCTGACGTTCCTCGCCGAGGCCGGACAGCTGCGCACCGCAACGCTGTCTCTGCGCAGCACCAGCGCCCTGTCGCTGGACTACAGCCTGAGCAGCGGCGCGTCGTGGCTGTGGGCGGTGCCGGGGACGTCAAGCGTCAAGCCCGAATCCGCGCAAGCGGTCACCGTGCGCGTCGACCCGGTCGGCCTGACGCCGGGGGTGCACGACTCGACCATCACCTTCAGCACCAACGCGGGCCGAACGCCCACGCTGACGGTCCCGGTCCGGCTCGTCGTCCCCGAATACCGAAGGGGAATCAACGTCGGCGGCAGCGGTCTGACCGACCGCAACGGCGATGTCTGGGTCGATGACCAGCGGTGGGCGCCGGGCGGTTCCGGCTACCTCAGCGCGGGCCCGGTCACGACCACCCGCAAGGCGATCGCGGGCACCGAGGACGACGCGCTGTTCCAGTCGCAGCGCGAAAGCGCGGGTGGCTACCGGTTCGACACGCTGCCCGCGGGCACGTACCAGGTGCAGCTGAACTTCGCCGAGCTGAACGCCTTCCAGCCGGTCGGCAGGCGGGTGTTCGACGTGTCGCTCAACGGGACGAAGGTGTTGCCGAACTACGACATCGCCGCCCGGGTCGGCGCGCTCACCGCCGACGTCCACGAGTTCTGGGTGACCGTCCCAGATGGAGGGTCGATCGCGATCGAACTCGCCGCGCTGGCGGGCAAGAAACCGCCAGTCCTCAACGCGGTGCGGATCACGCATCGTCCGGACCGGACCACGTAG
- the yaaA gene encoding peroxide stress protein YaaA, with protein sequence MLVLLPPSETKAEGGAGAPLDLTALSFPELTLVRERLATALRDLAADVPASLAALGLSPRQADEVARNAVLRESPTMPALERYTGVLYDALDAKSFTKPQRNRANRRLAVASALFGVVRTGDQIPAYRLSGDTVLPGVGGLRTLWRADLEKTLSTVDDLVVDLRSGAYANLAAIPHAVTVRVVTDDGTGRRKTVSHFNKAYKGKLAAALALAPREPGSIRTLISVAAANGMRLEPTGKKSLDLIVV encoded by the coding sequence GTGCTCGTGCTGCTGCCCCCATCGGAGACCAAGGCCGAGGGCGGCGCAGGCGCGCCCCTCGACCTCACCGCCCTGTCGTTCCCCGAGCTCACGCTGGTGCGTGAGCGGCTGGCCACGGCCCTGCGCGACCTGGCCGCGGACGTCCCGGCGAGCCTGGCCGCGCTCGGCCTCTCGCCACGCCAGGCCGACGAGGTCGCCCGCAACGCGGTGCTGCGCGAGTCGCCCACGATGCCCGCGCTGGAGCGCTACACCGGTGTCCTCTACGACGCCCTCGACGCGAAGTCGTTCACCAAGCCGCAGCGCAACCGGGCCAACCGCAGGCTGGCGGTGGCGTCGGCCCTGTTCGGCGTGGTGCGCACGGGCGACCAGATCCCGGCCTACCGCCTTTCCGGCGACACCGTGCTGCCCGGGGTCGGCGGCCTGCGGACGCTGTGGCGGGCCGACCTGGAGAAGACGCTGTCCACAGTGGACGACCTGGTGGTCGACCTGCGCTCGGGCGCCTACGCCAACCTGGCCGCGATCCCGCACGCCGTGACCGTCCGCGTGGTCACCGATGACGGCACGGGCAGGCGCAAGACGGTCAGCCACTTCAACAAGGCCTACAAGGGCAAACTCGCCGCCGCCTTGGCACTGGCCCCGCGCGAACCGGGCTCCATCCGCACCCTGATCTCGGTGGCCGCGGCCAACGGGATGCGGCTCGAACCGACCGGCAAGAAGTCGCTCGACCTGATCGTCGTTTAA
- the cobA gene encoding uroporphyrinogen-III C-methyltransferase, with protein MAEQHYLVGLDLAGRRVVVVGGGTVAQRRLPRLVATGAKVEVIAPEVTPSVQAMADAGELTWHERRYADGDLADAWYVLCCTSDTDVNASVAAEAESVRVFCVRADAGSEGSAVTPASGSYDGLLVGVLAGGAHQRSAAVRDALLDALREGRVSDQARTPELPGVALVGGGPGDPELITVRGRRLLSRADVVVADRLGPRDLLDELPPSVTVIDAAKIPYGRAATQEAINEALITHARAGKFVVRLKGGDPYLFGRGFEELIACAQAGVPVTVVPGITSAFAVPAVADVPVTHRGVAHEVVVVSGHVGPADHTSLTDWSALAKLRGTIVLMMGVDKLDQFAAALIEGGRPSSTPVAVVQEGTTRNQRVLRSTLDSVAADVAAQGIRPPAVTIIGPVAGLVSELEFKQ; from the coding sequence ATGGCAGAGCAGCATTATCTGGTCGGACTCGATCTCGCGGGCCGCCGCGTCGTCGTGGTCGGCGGCGGCACCGTCGCGCAGCGCAGGCTCCCCCGACTGGTCGCCACGGGCGCCAAGGTCGAGGTCATCGCGCCGGAAGTCACCCCGTCCGTGCAGGCCATGGCCGACGCGGGCGAACTGACCTGGCACGAACGCCGCTACGCCGACGGCGACCTGGCCGACGCCTGGTACGTGCTGTGCTGCACGTCCGACACCGACGTCAACGCCTCGGTGGCCGCCGAGGCCGAAAGTGTCCGAGTGTTCTGCGTCCGCGCCGACGCGGGCAGCGAGGGCAGCGCGGTCACCCCGGCCAGCGGCTCCTACGACGGCCTGCTCGTCGGCGTCCTGGCAGGCGGCGCCCACCAGCGCTCCGCCGCCGTCCGCGACGCCCTGCTCGACGCGCTGCGGGAGGGTCGGGTGTCCGATCAGGCCCGCACCCCGGAACTGCCCGGCGTCGCCCTCGTCGGCGGCGGCCCCGGCGACCCGGAACTGATCACCGTGCGCGGCAGGCGACTGCTGTCGCGGGCCGACGTGGTCGTCGCCGACCGCCTCGGCCCCCGCGACCTGCTCGACGAACTACCGCCGTCGGTGACGGTGATCGACGCGGCCAAGATCCCCTACGGCCGCGCCGCCACCCAGGAAGCCATCAACGAAGCCCTGATCACCCACGCGCGCGCGGGCAAGTTCGTCGTCCGCCTCAAGGGCGGCGACCCGTACCTGTTCGGCCGTGGGTTCGAGGAACTGATCGCCTGCGCCCAGGCAGGCGTGCCGGTGACCGTGGTTCCGGGCATCACCTCGGCCTTCGCTGTTCCGGCCGTGGCTGATGTGCCCGTGACCCACCGAGGTGTGGCGCACGAGGTCGTGGTCGTGTCCGGTCACGTCGGACCCGCGGACCACACCTCGCTCACCGACTGGTCCGCCCTCGCCAAGCTGCGCGGGACGATCGTGCTGATGATGGGCGTCGACAAGCTCGACCAGTTCGCCGCCGCGCTGATCGAGGGCGGCCGCCCGTCGTCGACCCCGGTGGCGGTTGTGCAGGAGGGGACGACGCGCAATCAGCGGGTCCTGCGGTCCACTTTGGACTCCGTGGCCGCCGACGTGGCGGCGCAAGGGATTCGACCGCCCGCGGTGACGATCATCGGGCCGGTGGCCGGGCTGGTGTCGGAGCTGGAGTTCAAGCAGTAG
- a CDS encoding DEAD/DEAH box helicase, producing the protein MQNTALPTNDQISNDIAEEDRKPRHRQSGKGKHDLHEEGVISFADLGLPQPLLKALADAGISSPFPIQAATLPDALKGKDVLGRAQTGSGKTLAFGLALLARLQGGQPRALRPRALILVPTRELALQVSDALTPLGKSLGLWVRTAVGGMSFPRQSDALKRGVDLLIATPGRLSDHVRQGTCILHDVQYMAIDEADQMADMGFLPQVREIMDQADPDAQVLLFSATLDGDVDQLIKRYMKNPVTHSVAPATASVSTMDHHMLLVSKQDKADVIAEMAAREGRTIMFVRTKHHVDRLADKLRSVGVHAGALHGGKTQGARNRVLSQFRDGNMPVLVATDVAARGIHVDNVSLVVHVDPPADSKDYLHRAGRTARAGESGTVVTVVTHDQRRTVVRMTDKAGVKPESTKVRPGDPDLARITGARTPSGEPVIERVAPARPPRSGGHTPRRGGGDFRRRTGRESHGHEGRSRDAHHPRDDRRDAPREGGPRREFRDGPRRDFRDGPRTDAPRGDAPRREGPRREFRDGPRLDDRRSAPAGAARGSRDGDRRY; encoded by the coding sequence GTGCAGAATACTGCCCTGCCCACGAACGACCAGATTTCGAACGACATCGCTGAAGAGGACCGCAAGCCCCGCCACCGCCAGAGTGGCAAGGGCAAGCACGACCTTCATGAAGAAGGCGTCATCTCGTTCGCCGACCTCGGTCTGCCCCAGCCGCTGCTCAAGGCGCTGGCTGACGCAGGCATCTCTTCCCCCTTCCCGATCCAGGCCGCGACGCTGCCCGACGCCCTCAAGGGCAAGGACGTGCTCGGCCGCGCGCAGACCGGATCGGGCAAGACCCTCGCCTTCGGCCTCGCGCTGCTCGCCCGCCTTCAGGGTGGCCAGCCCCGCGCCCTGCGCCCCCGTGCGCTGATCCTGGTCCCCACCCGCGAACTCGCGCTGCAGGTGAGCGACGCGCTCACCCCGCTGGGCAAGTCGCTGGGCCTGTGGGTCCGCACCGCCGTCGGCGGCATGTCGTTCCCGCGGCAGTCCGACGCCCTCAAGCGCGGTGTCGACCTGCTGATCGCCACGCCGGGCCGGCTGTCGGACCACGTCCGCCAGGGCACCTGCATCCTGCACGACGTGCAGTACATGGCGATCGACGAAGCCGACCAGATGGCCGACATGGGCTTCCTGCCCCAGGTCCGCGAGATCATGGACCAGGCCGACCCGGACGCCCAGGTGCTGCTGTTCTCGGCGACGCTCGACGGTGACGTCGACCAGCTGATCAAGCGCTACATGAAGAACCCGGTCACCCACTCGGTCGCCCCGGCGACCGCCAGCGTGTCCACAATGGACCACCACATGCTGCTGGTGTCCAAGCAGGACAAGGCCGACGTCATCGCCGAGATGGCCGCCCGCGAGGGTCGCACGATCATGTTCGTGCGCACCAAGCACCACGTGGACCGTCTCGCCGACAAGCTGCGCTCGGTCGGCGTCCACGCAGGCGCCCTGCACGGCGGGAAGACCCAGGGTGCGCGCAACCGCGTCCTGAGCCAGTTCCGTGACGGCAACATGCCCGTCCTGGTCGCCACGGACGTCGCGGCCCGCGGCATCCACGTCGACAACGTCAGCCTGGTCGTGCACGTGGACCCGCCCGCCGACTCCAAGGACTACCTGCACCGCGCGGGCCGTACCGCGCGCGCCGGTGAGTCCGGCACGGTCGTCACGGTGGTCACCCACGACCAGCGCCGCACGGTCGTGCGGATGACGGACAAGGCGGGCGTCAAGCCGGAGAGCACCAAGGTGCGCCCCGGCGACCCGGACCTCGCGCGCATCACCGGTGCCCGCACCCCGTCCGGCGAGCCGGTCATCGAGCGGGTCGCCCCGGCCCGCCCGCCGCGCTCGGGCGGCCACACCCCGCGTCGGGGTGGCGGCGACTTCCGTCGTCGCACCGGCCGCGAGAGCCACGGCCACGAGGGCCGCTCCCGCGACGCGCACCACCCGCGTGACGACCGTCGCGACGCCCCCCGTGAGGGTGGCCCGCGCCGCGAGTTCCGCGACGGCCCCCGCCGCGACTTCCGCGACGGCCCGCGCACCGACGCTCCCCGTGGCGACGCCCCCCGCCGTGAGGGCCCCCGCCGCGAGTTCCGCGATGGTCCGCGTTTGGACGACCGCCGTTCGGCACCTGCCGGTGCCGCCCGTGGATCGCGCGACGGAGACCGCCGCTACTGA
- a CDS encoding GNAT family N-acetyltransferase, whose product MTITWRKLIADDAEQWLDLRADAEAVDKTGEHTGPEQFAELMADPTTGTVGGFDGDLLVAEGVAWFKTGKTEVNGVPLDGHVRPSHRRRGIGRELLDRLVLVAEELHAVHCPHLRLEPRSSSHEGNPGHTALLVNAGYVPVRWFFDMRAELDGQTPDLPFPPGLTVERYTPAIDDELRRTHNDCFAEHWGNTPSDPAYWTAHYTGNPAYAPDRTVVLRDDATGEIAAYVMGYDSPAHTAATGLRDLWLGQVGTRKAWRGRGVATALLAQVLRESRAAGYDTVTLAVDTGNSTGALGVYERCGFSVVERWTTYALIR is encoded by the coding sequence ATGACCATCACGTGGCGGAAGCTGATCGCCGACGACGCCGAACAGTGGCTCGACCTGCGGGCCGATGCCGAGGCGGTCGACAAGACCGGCGAACACACCGGGCCCGAACAGTTCGCCGAGCTGATGGCCGACCCGACCACCGGCACGGTCGGCGGGTTCGACGGCGACCTGTTGGTGGCCGAGGGCGTCGCCTGGTTCAAGACGGGCAAGACCGAGGTCAACGGGGTGCCGCTCGACGGGCACGTGCGGCCGTCGCACCGGCGGCGGGGGATCGGGCGGGAGCTGCTCGATCGACTCGTGCTGGTGGCCGAGGAACTGCATGCCGTGCACTGCCCGCACCTGCGGCTCGAGCCGCGGTCGTCGAGCCACGAAGGCAACCCCGGGCACACGGCACTGCTGGTGAACGCCGGGTATGTGCCGGTCCGCTGGTTCTTCGACATGCGCGCCGAACTCGACGGACAGACCCCGGACCTGCCGTTTCCACCCGGCCTCACCGTCGAGCGGTACACCCCGGCCATCGACGACGAGCTGCGCCGCACGCACAACGACTGCTTCGCCGAGCACTGGGGCAACACGCCTTCGGACCCGGCCTACTGGACCGCGCATTACACGGGCAACCCCGCGTACGCGCCGGACCGGACCGTCGTCCTGCGCGACGACGCGACCGGCGAGATCGCCGCCTACGTCATGGGCTACGACTCGCCTGCCCACACCGCCGCCACCGGGCTGCGGGACCTGTGGCTCGGCCAGGTCGGCACCCGCAAGGCCTGGCGCGGCCGCGGCGTGGCGACCGCGCTGCTCGCCCAGGTGCTGCGGGAGTCGCGCGCGGCCGGGTACGACACGGTGACGCTCGCCGTGGACACCGGGAACTCGACCGGTGCCCTCGGCGTGTACGAGCGGTGTGGGTTCAGCGTCGTCGAGCGGTGGACGACCTACGCGCTCATCCGCTAG